TAAAATACTACAAAGTAATGTTAAAGTGTgtataaatatttgttttttttcaccagatGGCAATTCTTAAAGTACAATGAGTGAACTAACACGCTGTTTGATTTGTGTCTTGTACAGTTCTTACAGTCCACAGGCATTAAATCATGAGTCCAGATTCCAAATATGATATCCTGCAATACAGCTTTAAAGGAATGCTGCGTGCGGGGCGAAACGCAACAAGACGTATGTAGGACTGCTGAATATTTGCTCAAACTCAAATGCACTTGGTCTGTAATGGAAAGAGCTTTCTTTGTTGTGATCAGCATTTTGAAAAGCATGTCTTTATttatgttatatatatatatatttacctTACGGAGCTGAGGACCTTCTGTGCAATCAGAGCTTCGATCTGGACTGTCTCctgttatattaaaaaaagcaaGTAATTAGACAAATATGTGATGCATAACATACTAAAGgtgcagttttaaaaaagaaaaggaaaaaaaagttttctcaaTTACTTACTGGCATCCCACTCAACCACTTCTCCATCTGAGTTGATAAAACCTCCAATTCCCTCTTCATCtcgactctcctcctcctcctcacctccctcCTCGCCGGCCTGCAGCCTGACGGTCAAATGGAGCGTTTGGTCGTCTAAGTTTGGAGACGCCACCTTGAGTCCGTGTGACCTCGGGCGTTTCCGTTCACTGGAGTCCTAAATGCATAAGACAGAGCTGAAAGGCATCTTTGGGGTTTTCTAACCTGTCAAGAGGAAGTGAAGAAGGAACTTGGTGAAACGGGAATCGATCAATGTGCTCATGATACCACAGAACCTGCTGGTCACAGTGCAAAACAGAAGAGAGATGTCGAAACGAAATCAACATGATGAACATAGTAAAAACAGTTTATGCCTTTCAGGGTTGGTAGAAATATCTCGACGTCATGTGAACATACTGTTTGGCAGGGTGCTGGTCTTTTCCTGTGACACGGTTCTGCTTGTGGGAGTAAAGACGTGCTCGGGTCGTGTGCGAGCCGCTCCTCTGCTGGAGAGCTCTGATGGGATTTCATGATGATTTTGTCCTCGGGGCTCGCGTCATCTTCCAGGCAGGAGGAGGTTTTCTCCCCTGCGCTACTGAGCCGATGCTCAGTCACATTTCCACGTCGACGGGAAGTCTGGGGTTTCTCGCCGGAGCTCGCCGGCGTGTCTCTGCGACGCTCCTCTCTCGACGCGGAGCTGAGGCCACACCGAagcgagccgccgccgtcctcacAGCACAGCGCCTGCCATCTCCTCACTGAAGCAGAGCTCTCCTTCCTGCATGCTTCCAGGTGGGAAAGACAAACGTCTGCAGGAGTGtcctgtttttctccctctgcagtGAGGCTCTCATCTGTGATCAACGTTGCAGGATAAGACAAACACAGGACAGATCAGGACCAAGTACACACATCAACCTATTGAATTGGGGCTGGTATTGACGATTTTTTCCACTCACAGGTTTCACTCACAGtccagccttcctcttcctctttgatgATCACCTGGATATCGGGAGCCTCGGGGCTTGATGCCACTTTTCCTGGAGTCTGATGTTGTAAAGTCTGCTCATCACAGTTTTCGCAAAGACTCAGTGGCAATGGGTTGTGAATTTCAGGATCCTatgaagacagaaacagaagttCAGTGGAATATTCCAAAAGAAGAGCTCTCCTTATGGTGAGATAAAAGTAGTTGTTGAGAACTGTCCCCATCACCTACATGGAAATCAGCCAGAATGTTCTTTGTGATTTAAGTTTTAAGAAAATCTTCAAAAGAACACCACTGAGAAAAATGACGAGAGAACAGCAAGACTTTAGTTTGGAAACCACAGTAAATAGAAAGATGAACCCGAGACGTCTGCTGGTTCTCTCTGATAGACGTTACTGTGATTGTGCAGATTACAGTAGCATTTCCTGAATTACCTCCGTGGATAGACTTGAAACTTGACTTGATCCAGTGAGAACAAGCACTACTGCAGGAGGATTTGAATGCATTTGAGTGAGTTAATGTCGAACTATACAATGTTTACAGAAATAGATTGGCACACAATTACTGATAATAACGTTGCACTCCAATCTGGTTTGCTCTACGAATGGAAATACGTTTATATTTTATGTtatcagcagcaacaacagactCTAAAGCACCGGTTAACACGAGAACGAGTTCTTCCGTAACACCAGACTCGAACCCGCTACCGGCAGCTGGAGCGTCCGTCAACATTACGAGCAATCCCCGGGCTGTCAGTGGGATATGTTCCTCAAAATCAACCGATTACCACAAAATAAGTTGCTTTGCTTCCCCGTTTGGCTGCGACACTGatagaaataataaatacacaCGCTAATGTTTAGCTCACTTTACTGACAGCCGTCCGTCGCGCGCTAGCGTGCTAGCGCTAAAACAGCGATGACAACAGCGGCTGCACGCAGGAGCGCGGAGAGGTTTATATGTGCTGTTTTATGTGTAAACTCGTGTCCTGCTCGTCAGCCGAGGGCGATGAAGTGTCTGTCTGCTTACCAACCTAACGAGCTGCGTCTACCGTGCTAATTGTGAGCCGGAGCCGTTCTGCTACATCCACATCAAACAGCGGGCGGACGGAGCTCCACGTTACCTCAAACATAATGCGAGGCGCGTGCCCGCTTCGAAGGAGACATGACCGCAAACAGCGCTAGAAAACCGCTGTCTTATCCATCATGTGTGCCAGCTGCCATTCCACCCACTAGCCCCACAGGCTGCGCCACTTCTTCTGtgatttttatttcctcttcagCTGCGACGCCTCCTttatcttcttcctcctctttattTCCCAGCATGTTGGTCCATTACTGCGCACCTCTGTTCAGGAGGGCGAAGCGGCAGACCGAGCAGCACAAACCACCGGGAATCCAGTAGCTACAGGGTCGGCACAAGGCTACAGGGGGGCCCTGGGCAAGATCCGCACTGTGGGCCCCTCGTTAggcatgcatccatccatccatcttcaatcccagctgactcctGGTGGGAGCAGaatgcaccctggacaggctgccAGTGCATGATGGGGAAAACACAGGGACAggaaaccacacaaacactcagattTGCACTctggggcaatttagggttaACCTCACATacttttggactgtgagaggaaatcAGAGAACCGAGAGGCAACACttatgcacagggagaacatgtaaactctgcacagaaTAGACTGACCACCCTCTTGTTGTGGGCTGAGAGACTCTAACATCCCTCATAATTTTAATATGTATCAAATATGCCTGGGTACatatcaaaaatatttttttcaatgtggTGAATGATGAGAGGTTCACCAATATCAGATTTGTTGTCAAATTTGtactgctgctgtgtgacaaACATATAGGACCTAAATAGCAGCGATAAAGCGCTGGCATCGGTGAAAGAACAGCAATCACAGACAATCATCATTATTCAGTTATATGCAGTTCAAACAGACACCGAGGGCCTGGGAACACAATCACATACACACCACAGCATTTTGCACAAGACAAACAAGAGATTGATGGTCACTGAAGATGATCTGTATTGTTCAACCTTCATAATTGAGGATTCTCTCTTCGAGAATTTTATATATTAAAGCTTTCTGAAACATACAGTGGCTTGCTGAAGTATTCAAACTCCTTGTTGCTCCTAGCTgtgaatgtgggtgtgtgtggttgtcgCTCTCTGCGTCTTTGCCCCGTGAAGTACTGCGAACCTGTCCAGGGTAAATCCTGCCCTCACCCATATGTAGTAAGCCGGAATTGGCTCCTGTGCCTCACCACCCTGAACAGAGATAAGTGGTATAGAAGATGTATTAGTGATATAATTTTCTTCCACTTCACAGCTATGTGACACATTAAGTTGGTTTTTTGTATAATATCCccattgataaaaaaaaaaaacacacacattcatggttgtaatgtgacaaaatgtaGAAAAGTTTGTGGGGGATGAAACTAATGTATGTATAAATGTGAGTTCTGTCTTCTTTGGATAGATGGACAGATCGATAGTTATCAAAACTAAACTCGGCATTGGACTGACAATGGGTTGTGTGTATTTATTACCTCTACATCTGAACTAATTTTGAAGTAAATTTATTTCGATTTATTGGTGAACCTTGCTTATAGAAGCAAGGAATTTTATGTAGGTTCCACTGTGAAAATAAGAATGATAAAATGAATTCTTGAAGTTCTTTTTGTCATTGTAGGCATATGTTATATGAGGAGTGAAAGCTAATTGCACAGTAGTTTTCCTCATGCAGGAGAACTGAATGTTCATCAGAGCAAAATAGCATcaacagttttcttttaaaatatgaaagcaTTTCAATGTAATTGGCTTTATTTGCATGGGCACAAAGTGGGCGGGATGTATTTACTTCCGGGTTTCTGGAGTGAACGTGCCCAGATGTGTACGCGATGACGTCTCACAAACTCGCGAGAACGAAAGCACGGGCAAGTAAAGCGTGTCTAAATAGCTCTATTTGTGTCTTCTAAACTTCTCCTTCACGCTTATCACTTCAGAGGCGAGTTGCTGCAGGAGGCCGCTTCATTCTCTAGAAGTTTGCTCAATAACTCTGCAGCGCAGCGTTTGCAGCAGCCTTAGAGCCACGGCACGTGTTAGCTCCTGATTGTTTAGCTAGCGGCTAGCACGCGGGGAGCGGTGGGAGGAGACCAAAACAAGCAGGCGGACCTCTCTGAGCCTGAGCCTCATCTCCCGGGTCTGGTGCTGCGTCTGCTGCAAAGCCCGCCGAGAACATGTCAGCTGCGACGAACGAGTCCAGGAAACGGGGCAAGAAGCGCTACGTGGCCGGCCAGCACAAGCGGTGGAAGGGCTCCCGGGAGCTGGAGGTCGGCATGGAGGGAATCCTCATCACGTGCAACATGAACGAGAGGAAATGCACCGCGGAGGCCTTCAACCTGCTCAATGAGTACGCAGACGGGCTGTACGGGCCCGAGAAGGTGAGCGTAACCCGGTGGCTTCAGCTCTGCTAAATCACACTGCAGCAGGCGGTCTGGTGTGTCTGCTCGTGCTCGACACGAAGCAGCTGACTGAACAGCAGACTGCCTCAAACACAATGGAGAGAACAATCACATCGATCTTTATGATAAACTATAACTAATCATGCTTTATTAATCACCTTGAGCCACACAAAGATCCTCTTGGCAGCTGAtgtgggtcaaaggtcatgctcaggACCCACATTTGTAATGTTCAAGAAGCCGAAATTACTAAAGGTTTCACTAGAAGGGCGCGTAATTGGTGGGAAAGCGGGAGAGCTGAGATGGTTCGGTCGTGTATGAAGGTGAAATGAGAGCTTTGTGAGGAAAAAGGGTGCTGAGGATGGACCTGCCAGTCAAGAGAAGAGGTAAGActgtgaggaaggaggagactggagacaGAAGGTGTTGCAAGAAGAAGATGATCCACAATGGCAACCATGGGAAAGcgccaaaagaagaaaacatttctggaGGATAGGTATTTTAGTACAATCTTGCTTTCTTATCAATGCACATTGACAAACCACATGACGCACCACAGTGGAGCCGCTTTGCTTTTTACTTGTACCCACATGTGCAAAACTgcattaatgaaataaaaactttcTTTTGCTCCAGAGTGGACCCAGCTAGCACAGACAAGactaaaaatacagttttcaaatcGGCTCCATAATCCACATGCCAGGTGCCGATGTGAAGATATTAAAACGCAGTATTCAGTCTTATACAGCAGATTCAGCAGGTCTGGATGACCTGTGGTAGTGCTCCCTCGTGCGTGGAGGCGGCACGGTCGGCCACTGAAGGGGAGCTGGTTAGAGCTGGTGACACAGGTTTTCCATGATGGATCTCAGCCGGGCTCAGATCCTCTTCTGACCCCCCATCATcgatggactccagctggaccTCCAGGACCGTTTTAACCAGTCTGTtcgtccctgtctgtcccccgaGAAGACCACTGTGTAGAAGATCACTGACGCCCCCACAGTGTCTCAGAATGTCTCTGGTGGATTTCCTCCGACACCAAACGCCCTCAGTCTGCTCAGCAAGCGGATTCTGGACCCCCTCGTGCGACTCGCCTGTTGTCGGCCCAGGTTAGTAGTAACGGTGTGTAACTCACAGCTGCAGGACAATGACGGGAGCAGCAGCGAAGAAGAGGACGCTGAAGAAGAAGACGTTGATGTTGCGTTGAAGAAGGAGGTGGCGCAGCTGCAAGCGTCGGGAGCCAAACAGGAGCGGCGCTTCCAGGCTCTGGAGAGCGGCGCCAACAACGTCATCTTCATCAGAACTCTGAACCTGGGTTAGGATTTTTAACCGCAGTCCTGGCTTTTTGTGCTCTTCAGTGTCTTGTCATCTCTGTTGTTACTGGTAAAGACtccttttccttctgttttttttccttagaATCTGACAAACTGGTTCATCACATCCTGTCTGATCTCCACACgaccaagaagaagaagtcccGCGTGATCCTTCGCATGCTGCCGGTGAGGAACCCTCCACAAATACACTACTTGTGCCTATTTCATGCATTTCAGTTTGAAGACTGACGTTGCGCGTCTTCATTCAGGTAACTGGAACGTGTAAAGCCTTCCAGGAGGACATCGTCAAGTACCTGACCACGTTCCTGGAGCCTTGGTTCAAAGCGCCAAACTGTGCGACCTACCAGATCGCTTTCAAGGCGCGCAACAGCAGCCACAACAAGAGGGACGAAATCATCAAAGCAGTCGCAGGTAGATCTGTGCGACGCCGCCGGATGCCTCGGCGTCCGGACCCCTCACTGGAGAAACCTGAAACCTGACCCGTCCTTTTGATTCCAGGCCTGGTGGGGAAGCTGAACCCCAAAAACAAAGTGGACCTGACGAACCCGGAGCTGACCATCATCGTGGAGGTCATCAAGGCGGTGTGCTGCCTCAGCGTGGTGAAGGACTACACGCTGTACCGAAAGTACAACGTTCAGGAGGTGGTGAAGGAGGACGTTCCCCAAACAAAGACTGACGCAGGGACGAcggagcagaagcagaaagacGACGCGGGAAACGgtgaaggagggaaggaggaagacaGTGGGGACAAAGCTGTCCCACATGAGGAGAAGGAGGCTGAGAAGAGTGAGAATGCGGGGGAATAGGAGCACAAGTTTCAGCAAAGCAATGTCCTTTATGTCTTTTTAAGTTGCTTTTTATTGTGGTGATTTTGTTGTAACTTAACAGATAAATTAACGTGTCAGAATTCAGTAAACTagaattctttcttttttatatatagaaTAATACATCCAACCCCAGTACCCAGCAACTTTAACAAAAATAGAATACAAAA
The nucleotide sequence above comes from Salarias fasciatus chromosome 6, fSalaFa1.1, whole genome shotgun sequence. Encoded proteins:
- the thumpd1 gene encoding THUMP domain-containing protein 1; this encodes MSAATNESRKRGKKRYVAGQHKRWKGSRELEVGMEGILITCNMNERKCTAEAFNLLNEYADGLYGPEKLQDNDGSSSEEEDAEEEDVDVALKKEVAQLQASGAKQERRFQALESGANNVIFIRTLNLESDKLVHHILSDLHTTKKKKSRVILRMLPVTGTCKAFQEDIVKYLTTFLEPWFKAPNCATYQIAFKARNSSHNKRDEIIKAVAGLVGKLNPKNKVDLTNPELTIIVEVIKAVCCLSVVKDYTLYRKYNVQEVVKEDVPQTKTDAGTTEQKQKDDAGNGEGGKEEDSGDKAVPHEEKEAEKSENAGE